From the genome of Carassius auratus strain Wakin chromosome 24, ASM336829v1, whole genome shotgun sequence:
tgaaataaaataatttctattctttttctatctttggatctttctattcatcaaagaatcctgaaaacaaaatttactcaactgtttttaatattatattttaatgctggaggaatgatgctgaaaaaacagctgcacatcacagaaataaatcacactttaacacagattcacacaaaaAACAGaggatttacattagaataatattccacaatattttctgtattttggataaaataaattcagccttggtgagcagaagtcttcttaaaaataaattactgtttaaaaacatttgactggtcATGTACTTGtaataaaaagaaagtaaaatacacaaatatcatTAAGATACTTGTGTTTCTTAATAAATGAAGCTATTTTATGTGAATAAATCACAAGTCTGTTTTGATTTAAAGGTCAGAAGCTATTTCTGAcatgaataaaaatcacaaacatgacactaataaattaaattattcttcATTAACGTCAAATATGTTTCTGCGTATGgattgtttaaaattaaatacaaggagctctaaaatatatatttttttgtattacttcAAAACTAcccaaagataaaataatttgtttataatttccACACAGGAAAGACTGTTGTTGTTTCAAAACAAACGGAAATATAAAACATATCAGCATTCGGTCCAGAATATCGGTATATCGGTATATGGGCAGAAATCTAacatcgtgcatccctagttcaGACTGCGATCTGAAGACCATCACTGTGTGTCAGACAGTTAAACTTCTGCTCTCTCCGTGTCCACATCTTCTAGAGTGGTGTCCGACTGGGAAACCATTAGGAGTTTCTGTTTCTTTGAATACTGTCTGATCGTGGTACACTCCTGGTCCTTCTCCCAAACCTCAGCGGAGCTCTCTCGACTGAGCGTGGCGTTGTCTGTGGACTCGAAGGATTCGCCGCCAAGGCCTTCAAGTTTGGTGTAGCCTCCGCTGCTGAGTCCCTCCAGCCGAGGACAGCTGAGCCGTCTCGATCGCACCACTGGAGGACTGGACGGACAGATGTCCAGATCCATACACCTGGAGAGGTCAGACAGAGCGCTCAAGGACAGGTGCGATCCGGTGGCTTTACGACTCGGAGAACTGGACAAGAGCAGCTGAACCTGGGAACCCTGCAGAGAGACGCGAGGAGCTCCTTGTAAACTCCCACCGCTCCTGTAAACCTCCACCGAATCCGACTTGGGATGAGGTTCCACTTTGGCCTTCGTGGTGGTCCGAGACGCTTCCAAATCCTCCAAACGCCTGCAAACGGCCTCGGCGTCCAGAAACTCTCGCTTGGCCTCTCCGGTTTTATCCGAACCCCTTCTCTCTGAAGCTCCTCGGTGGTTGAGCTTCATCATTGGAAGCGTGAAAGCGTTGACCGAAGAGCTCCTGGTTTCCCATCGGTTCTGATCTCGATAGATGCTGTAGACGGTGTCCGTAAAGCTCTGTCTTTCCAAAGACGAGACTCGTGGGATGGTGGTAGACGGTCGCCGGGATGGGATCATGCTAGACGATCCCTTATGAGGGGAACCGTTCGGTTTGGTGTCTTTCGCTTGGCAGAAGTTCATGAATCCGTTGAGCGGCGCCGACTCCTTGCTCCGCAGACTATGAATGTCAATCACTGTTGAGTAGATGTCTCTGAGGTTAATGATTTTAGTCTTTTTGTCTCTGTTTTCGTGAAGTACTGCATTGCCACAGATGAATAGGAAGATCCCGATGCCCATGATTAAAGGTCCGAACACCTTCAGCTGGTCTGAGTACAGGTATCTGTTGATAAATGCAGCGAACGCTCCCAGTTTAGGCGGATCCAGCTCAGCAGTCCCATTAGAGCTCCTGAAGTCTTGATCTAGGAGATCCCAAGGCGGTCTGCCGGTCACATTGAGTGATCCTCGGCTCTCGTAAGTCCTCG
Proteins encoded in this window:
- the LOC113042676 gene encoding transmembrane protein 200C-like isoform X1, coding for MIATGGLLRISARRQDSLRAKNRAENKRKRKEKKKRKNEVVVVKGKLKLCSVSGLVAAVGILVLLVGVAMAVLGYWPKESPLYPGLMTTQDSPRTYESRGSLNVTGRPPWDLLDQDFRSSNGTAELDPPKLGAFAAFINRYLYSDQLKVFGPLIMGIGIFLFICGNAVLHENRDKKTKIINLRDIYSTVIDIHSLRSKESAPLNGFMNFCQAKDTKPNGSPHKGSSSMIPSRRPSTTIPRVSSLERQSFTDTVYSIYRDQNRWETRSSSVNAFTLPMMKLNHRGASERRGSDKTGEAKREFLDAEAVCRRLEDLEASRTTTKAKVEPHPKSDSVEVYRSGGSLQGAPRVSLQGSQVQLLLSSSPSRKATGSHLSLSALSDLSRCMDLDICPSSPPVVRSRRLSCPRLEGLSSGGYTKLEGLGGESFESTDNATLSRESSAEVWEKDQECTTIRQYSKKQKLLMVSQSDTTLEDVDTERAEV